In Oscillatoria acuminata PCC 6304, a single window of DNA contains:
- a CDS encoding peptidoglycan-binding domain-containing protein, with amino-acid sequence MALQQGDTGPQVEQLQRQLEKLGYNIGRFNPNFGPLLNEIVQGFQAEAGLVVDGIVGDRTQTAIDRAVAGITLPSRVSPPPVSPSGDFTTGNWPEWRIVTQGGLNARSGPGFEFPVESTLTGGSIVTRHPDYTNPVQGDRVGKPWLVITNQGTAQFIRANNQFIEPDIQS; translated from the coding sequence ATGGCATTACAACAAGGTGATACAGGTCCGCAGGTGGAACAATTACAGCGGCAATTAGAAAAGTTAGGATATAACATCGGGCGATTTAACCCCAACTTCGGCCCTCTCCTCAACGAGATTGTGCAAGGCTTTCAAGCAGAAGCGGGACTGGTTGTGGATGGGATTGTGGGCGATCGCACCCAAACTGCGATCGATCGCGCTGTTGCCGGAATTACCCTACCCAGCCGAGTTTCCCCGCCTCCAGTCAGTCCCTCCGGTGATTTTACCACCGGCAACTGGCCGGAATGGCGGATTGTCACCCAAGGCGGATTAAATGCCCGTAGCGGCCCGGGATTTGAATTCCCGGTAGAAAGTACCCTCACAGGTGGTAGTATCGTCACTCGTCATCCTGATTATACGAATCCGGTACAAGGCGATCGGGTCGGCAAACCCTGGTTAGTGATTACCAATCAAGGTACCGCCCAATTTATCCGCGCTAATAATCAATTTATCGAGCCGGATATTCAGTCTTAA